One window from the genome of Streptomyces sp. NBC_01476 encodes:
- a CDS encoding chorismate mutase: MTEIAPATQTSPTTGAAGTPAVPADVLIAERRQRIDDLDARIIALVGERMAVSAEIQTARIGAGGRRVALTREMEVLRTYGEALGSKPGTALAMTLLELCRGRV; this comes from the coding sequence GTGACCGAGATCGCACCCGCGACGCAGACCTCACCCACAACCGGTGCGGCCGGTACGCCCGCCGTACCCGCCGACGTGCTCATCGCCGAGAGGCGGCAGCGTATCGACGACCTCGACGCCCGGATCATCGCGCTGGTCGGTGAGCGGATGGCCGTCTCCGCCGAGATCCAGACCGCCCGGATCGGCGCCGGCGGGCGGCGGGTGGCGCTGACCCGCGAGATGGAGGTGCTGCGCACCTACGGCGAGGCGCTCGGCAGCAAGCCCGGCACCGCGCTGGCCATGACGCTGCTGGAACTGTGCCGGGGCCGGGTGTGA
- a CDS encoding GMC family oxidoreductase: protein MARQGQQTRQARQAPHYDYDVLVVGSGFGGAVSALRLTEKGYRVGVLEAGRRFRRDELPRNSWDARNYLWAPALGFYGIQRIHVLGNVLVLAGAGVGGGSLNYANTLYVPPAAFFQDRQWGHITDWQQELAPYYDQATRMLGVRLNPTTTPSDVHLRAAAEEMGVGDTFHLAPVGVFFGDGEDAGGGPKVRPGEEVPDPYFGGTGPARTACTECGECMTGCRHGAKNTLNENYLHLAERAGAVVHPMTTVIGLSEEAEGGYRVTTVPTDHRKKGRRQVLRARQVVVAAGTYGTQTLLHAMRDTGRLPGISARLGELTRTNSEALVGAQTTARRYRRQHPDRPLDFTRGVAITSSVHPNDHTHIEPVRYGRGSNAMGSLSMLAAPYRGRVPRWLEFAGNSLRHPLLTLRSLSNHRWSERTIIGLVMQTSDNSLTTYRKPKGPGKGLLTARQGHGAPNPVHIPEGAAAARLIAAEIGGFAGSNVGEATQRPMTAHFLGGCPIGEDAEHGVIDPYHRLWGHPGIHVVDGAAVSANLGVNPSLTITAQAERAMSLWPNKGEADPRPEQGAPYRRIAAVRPVSPVVPEDAFGALRLPLLPVPVVPGGVPGGTGSGSPGPAGAGSSPESGTS from the coding sequence GTGGCACGGCAGGGACAGCAGACCCGGCAGGCCCGGCAGGCACCGCACTACGACTACGACGTCCTCGTCGTCGGCTCCGGCTTCGGCGGCGCGGTCTCCGCGCTGCGGCTGACCGAGAAGGGCTACCGCGTCGGTGTCCTGGAGGCCGGCCGCCGCTTCCGCCGCGACGAACTGCCCAGGAACTCCTGGGACGCCCGCAACTACCTCTGGGCGCCCGCCCTGGGGTTCTACGGCATCCAGCGCATCCATGTCCTCGGCAATGTCCTGGTGCTGGCCGGCGCGGGCGTCGGCGGCGGGTCGCTGAACTACGCCAACACCCTGTATGTGCCGCCCGCCGCCTTCTTCCAGGACCGCCAGTGGGGCCACATCACCGACTGGCAGCAGGAGTTGGCGCCGTACTACGACCAGGCCACCCGGATGCTCGGCGTGCGGCTCAACCCCACCACGACCCCCTCCGACGTCCATCTGCGGGCCGCCGCCGAGGAGATGGGCGTCGGCGACACCTTCCACCTCGCCCCGGTCGGAGTCTTCTTCGGCGACGGCGAGGACGCCGGGGGCGGGCCGAAGGTGCGGCCCGGCGAGGAGGTCCCCGACCCGTACTTCGGGGGTACGGGCCCGGCCCGCACCGCGTGCACCGAGTGCGGGGAGTGCATGACCGGCTGCCGGCACGGCGCGAAGAACACCCTCAACGAGAACTACCTGCACCTGGCGGAGCGGGCCGGCGCCGTGGTCCACCCGATGACCACGGTGATCGGCCTCAGCGAGGAGGCCGAGGGCGGCTACCGCGTCACCACCGTCCCCACCGACCACCGCAAGAAGGGCAGGAGGCAGGTGCTGCGGGCCCGGCAGGTGGTCGTCGCGGCCGGCACCTACGGCACGCAGACCCTGCTGCACGCGATGCGCGACACCGGCCGGCTGCCGGGAATCTCCGCGCGGCTCGGCGAACTGACCCGGACCAACTCCGAGGCCCTGGTGGGCGCGCAGACCACAGCGCGCCGCTACCGCAGGCAACACCCGGACCGGCCGCTGGACTTCACCCGCGGGGTGGCCATCACCTCCTCGGTGCACCCCAACGACCACACCCACATCGAACCGGTCCGCTACGGCCGCGGCTCCAATGCGATGGGCAGCCTGTCGATGCTCGCGGCGCCGTACCGCGGCCGGGTGCCGCGCTGGCTGGAGTTCGCCGGCAACAGCCTGCGCCACCCGCTGCTGACGCTGCGTTCGCTCTCCAACCACCGGTGGTCGGAGCGGACCATTATCGGCCTGGTCATGCAGACCAGCGACAACTCCCTGACCACGTACCGGAAACCGAAAGGTCCGGGGAAGGGGCTGCTCACCGCACGGCAGGGGCACGGTGCGCCGAATCCGGTGCACATCCCGGAGGGTGCGGCGGCGGCCCGGCTGATCGCCGCCGAGATCGGCGGCTTCGCGGGCAGCAATGTGGGGGAGGCGACGCAGCGGCCGATGACCGCGCACTTCCTGGGCGGCTGCCCGATCGGGGAGGACGCCGAGCACGGCGTCATCGACCCCTACCACCGGCTCTGGGGGCACCCGGGGATCCACGTGGTGGACGGCGCCGCGGTGTCGGCGAATCTCGGGGTCAATCCGTCGCTGACGATCACCGCGCAGGCCGAGCGCGCGATGTCGCTCTGGCCGAACAAGGGGGAGGCGGATCCGCGGCCGGAGCAGGGCGCCCCCTACCGCAGGATCGCCGCCGTCCGGCCGGTCTCCCCGGTGGTGCCTGAGGACGCTTTCGGGGCGCTGCGGCTGCCCCTGCTGCCGGTTCCGGTGGTGCCGGGAGGGGTGCCGGGAGGTACGGGATCGGGGTCGCCCGGACCTGCGGGCGCCGGGTCCTCGCCGGAGTCCGGAACGTCCTGA
- a CDS encoding serine/threonine-protein kinase, which yields MAGYGGETTAARAPGDVIAGRYRIGGRLGRGGMGTVWRAADELLHRQVAVKEMHLPDAGLTEADADKQRDRALREARSVARVRHPHVVVVHDVVEQDGRPWIVMELVDGRSLADLLAEDGPLAPREAARIGAAVAGALEAAHHHGIQHRDVKPANVLIEQAGGRVVLTDFGIARVPGSNTISETGSFVGSPEYTAPERMSGRAAGPESDLWSLGALLCAAVDGHSPFHRESIGEIVHAVALGDITPPASVGPLMPVVRGLLERDPARRMAAAEVRTVLTAYAERGTEPPTPPLPTGPLLPAQAGAQAPAPPFSPAPEPPVPAVPPARKRGRVAVAALAVAVLAVVSGATAAVVVTRGEHDAGATAAVTTPRTVTTAPVPAARTPTTPPTTPTTPAPYPAGFQRITDPLGFSVVLPEGYARDPQPPRTYYWSADHSFRFGEREQPPGNAYEVMRAQDAAGPKVYQGYRDGVITRTVQHGQPAVLWQFTYDGFGDGRGARRTFDLCWTEGGRMYDIWLSAPLSRVEEERHTFDTARATFRTP from the coding sequence ATGGCAGGTTACGGGGGAGAGACCACGGCCGCTCGGGCGCCGGGGGATGTGATCGCCGGGCGGTACCGGATCGGCGGGCGGCTCGGGCGGGGCGGGATGGGCACCGTGTGGCGGGCCGCCGATGAGCTGTTGCACCGTCAGGTAGCCGTCAAGGAGATGCACTTGCCGGACGCCGGCCTCACCGAGGCCGACGCCGACAAGCAGCGCGACCGGGCCCTGCGCGAGGCGCGGAGCGTCGCCCGCGTCCGGCACCCGCACGTCGTGGTCGTGCACGACGTCGTGGAGCAGGACGGCCGCCCGTGGATCGTGATGGAACTGGTCGACGGCCGGTCGCTGGCCGACCTCCTCGCCGAGGACGGCCCGCTGGCGCCCCGCGAGGCCGCCAGGATCGGCGCCGCCGTCGCGGGCGCGCTGGAGGCCGCGCACCACCACGGGATCCAGCACCGCGACGTGAAACCCGCCAACGTCCTCATCGAACAGGCCGGCGGCCGCGTCGTACTCACCGACTTCGGTATCGCCCGGGTGCCGGGCAGCAACACCATCTCCGAGACCGGCTCCTTCGTCGGCTCGCCCGAATACACCGCGCCGGAGCGGATGTCGGGCCGGGCGGCCGGCCCGGAGTCCGACCTGTGGTCGCTGGGCGCGCTGCTCTGCGCAGCCGTGGACGGGCACTCCCCGTTCCACCGGGAGTCGATCGGCGAGATCGTGCACGCGGTCGCCCTCGGCGACATCACCCCGCCGGCCTCCGTCGGCCCGCTGATGCCGGTGGTCAGGGGCCTGCTGGAGCGCGACCCGGCCCGCCGGATGGCCGCCGCCGAGGTGCGGACGGTCCTGACGGCCTATGCGGAGCGCGGGACCGAGCCGCCGACCCCACCCCTGCCGACCGGGCCCCTGTTGCCGGCCCAGGCCGGGGCCCAGGCTCCGGCCCCGCCTTTTTCCCCCGCCCCCGAACCGCCGGTGCCCGCCGTGCCCCCTGCCCGCAAGCGGGGCCGCGTCGCCGTCGCCGCCCTCGCGGTGGCCGTGCTCGCGGTGGTGTCCGGCGCCACCGCGGCCGTCGTCGTCACCCGGGGGGAGCACGACGCAGGCGCCACCGCCGCGGTCACGACCCCGCGGACGGTCACCACGGCGCCGGTCCCGGCCGCCCGGACGCCCACCACCCCGCCCACGACCCCCACCACCCCCGCCCCGTATCCCGCCGGCTTCCAGCGGATCACCGATCCGCTCGGCTTCTCCGTCGTCCTCCCGGAGGGCTACGCGCGCGACCCGCAGCCGCCGCGGACGTACTACTGGTCGGCCGACCACAGCTTCCGCTTCGGCGAACGCGAGCAGCCCCCCGGCAATGCCTACGAGGTGATGCGCGCGCAGGACGCGGCAGGCCCGAAGGTCTACCAGGGCTACCGGGACGGCGTGATCACCCGCACCGTCCAGCACGGACAGCCCGCCGTGCTCTGGCAGTTCACCTACGACGGCTTCGGCGACGGCCGCGGCGCCCGGCGGACCTTCGACCTGTGCTGGACCGAGGGCGGCCGGATGTACGACATCTGGCTGTCCGCCCCGCTCTCCCGGGTGGAGGAGGAGCGGCACACCTTCGACACCGCCCGGGCCACCTTCCGGACACCCTGA
- a CDS encoding succinic semialdehyde dehydrogenase, which translates to MTDSPKPPADGNPAAPGTARGPQDVVTPDLVARLTRGVIGSGTTASHTPLTGEKLADLPETSPAEVAEAFDRARAAQREWAATAPRRRGAVLLRFHDLLLARQAEVLDLNQVETGKTRLHAHEEVQVVAATARHYGLKAASYLRPKHRVGAIPVFTRTVELRRPRGVVGQIAPWNYPLELSVGDALPAFAAGNAVVMKPDTETALTALWARRQLIEAGLPEDLWQIVIGEGPVVGPALVEHADYVSFTGSTRTGRDVAQRAAARLIGASLELGGKNPLLVLRDADLDKAADGAVRACFASAGQLCISVERLFVDETVADAFTEKFVARTKALSLGTALAYGAGMGSLVGERQLATVTRHVDEAREKGARVLTGGRPRPEIGPYVYEPTVLEGVEPPMAVCTEETFGPVVSVYRFRDEAEAVERANATDYGLNASVWTKDVRRGLRIAAELRCGTVNVNEAYASAYGSVRAPMGGMKDSGLGRRHGSEGILKYTEAQTVATQRVMPMAPFLGMDDEKYAVFLNYSLRALKTLRVR; encoded by the coding sequence ATGACGGATTCGCCGAAGCCCCCCGCCGACGGAAACCCGGCCGCGCCCGGCACCGCCCGCGGCCCGCAGGACGTCGTCACCCCCGATCTGGTGGCCCGGCTGACCCGGGGCGTCATCGGGAGCGGCACCACCGCCAGTCACACCCCGCTGACCGGCGAGAAGCTGGCCGACCTGCCCGAGACGAGCCCGGCGGAGGTCGCCGAGGCGTTCGACCGGGCCCGGGCCGCCCAGCGGGAGTGGGCCGCCACCGCCCCGCGCCGGCGCGGCGCCGTCCTGCTGCGCTTCCACGACCTGCTGCTCGCCCGCCAGGCCGAGGTGCTCGACCTCAACCAGGTGGAGACCGGCAAGACCCGGCTGCACGCCCACGAAGAGGTGCAGGTCGTCGCGGCGACGGCCCGGCACTACGGCCTCAAGGCGGCCTCCTACCTCAGGCCGAAGCACCGCGTCGGCGCGATCCCGGTCTTCACCAGGACCGTGGAACTGCGCCGGCCGCGCGGGGTGGTCGGGCAGATCGCGCCCTGGAACTACCCGCTGGAGCTCTCCGTCGGTGACGCGCTGCCCGCCTTCGCGGCCGGCAACGCGGTGGTGATGAAGCCCGACACCGAGACCGCGCTCACCGCCCTGTGGGCCCGCAGGCAGCTGATCGAGGCCGGACTGCCGGAAGACCTCTGGCAGATCGTGATCGGCGAAGGACCGGTGGTCGGCCCGGCGCTGGTCGAGCACGCCGACTACGTCTCCTTCACCGGCTCCACCCGCACCGGCCGCGACGTCGCCCAGCGCGCCGCCGCCCGGCTGATCGGCGCCTCCCTCGAACTCGGCGGCAAGAACCCGCTGTTGGTGCTCCGCGACGCCGACCTCGACAAGGCCGCCGACGGCGCGGTCCGCGCCTGCTTCGCCTCGGCCGGCCAACTGTGCATCTCCGTCGAGCGGTTGTTCGTGGACGAGACGGTCGCCGACGCTTTCACCGAGAAGTTCGTGGCCCGCACCAAGGCGCTCAGCCTCGGTACCGCGCTCGCCTACGGCGCCGGCATGGGATCACTCGTCGGCGAGCGGCAGTTGGCGACCGTCACCCGCCATGTGGACGAGGCCCGCGAGAAGGGCGCCCGGGTGCTCACCGGCGGCCGGCCGCGCCCGGAGATCGGCCCTTACGTCTACGAACCCACCGTCCTCGAAGGCGTCGAGCCCCCGATGGCGGTCTGCACCGAGGAGACCTTCGGCCCGGTGGTGTCGGTCTACCGGTTCCGGGACGAGGCGGAAGCCGTCGAGCGGGCCAACGCCACCGACTACGGCCTCAACGCGAGCGTGTGGACCAAGGACGTACGGCGCGGCCTGCGGATCGCGGCAGAGCTGCGCTGCGGCACCGTCAACGTCAACGAGGCCTACGCGTCCGCCTACGGCAGCGTCCGCGCGCCGATGGGCGGCATGAAGGACTCCGGACTCGGCCGCCGGCACGGCTCCGAAGGCATCCTCAAGTACACCGAGGCGCAGACCGTCGCCACCCAGCGGGTGATGCCGATGGCGCCCTTCCTCGGCATGGACGACGAGAAGTACGCGGTATTCCTCAATTACTCGCTGCGGGCCCTGAAGACGCTGCGGGTGCGCTGA
- a CDS encoding serine/threonine-protein kinase, translated as MSEVEGTDGRLLADRYRLGAVLGKGGMGTVWRAVDETLGRSVAVKELRFPGDVDDEEKRRLVTRTLREAKATARIRNSGAITVFDVVKEDDRPWIVMELVEGRSLSDAIREDGPLTPKRAAEIGLVLLDVLKAAHAEGILHRDVKPSNVMIADGGAGPDGSGGRVVLGDFGIAQIDGDPSVTSTGMLVGAPSYISPERARGQKPGPPADLWSLGALLYASVEGHPPYDKGSAIATLTAVMTEPIGEMHNAGPLAEVIRGLLVKDPERRLTEPAARAMLTAVATAPDRPVAPPAPTGDARTVVLPVDPQPTPTDAPASTLEAAADQARMRDALRSVRKAAAKPRPAPEPGTPANTPAPPARAPITDVVPKRTLMIVAGALVIALLGTVIGIVVANSGGGGGDSKNAGKNGAAPSVTHTTGAPSYTPSAPASSASGANPPSAPATSATPSGDDASKGDDDGDSGTGGGSGLPSGYTTATNARFHFTMAMPPGWHQTGTSLGGAGAIYSAHGGYPRVQVDFSSHPGKDAAATWRGNEAGVKANSDDYQRIVIKSIDYRNYRTAADWEFYRTEGGQKMHVLNRGFVTDGSHAYAILISIPADDWNSAASVQMRNAFFSSFQQAD; from the coding sequence ATGAGCGAGGTCGAAGGTACCGACGGACGTCTGCTCGCGGACCGGTACCGTCTCGGCGCCGTGCTCGGCAAGGGCGGCATGGGCACGGTCTGGCGCGCCGTCGACGAGACGCTCGGCCGCAGCGTCGCGGTGAAGGAACTGCGCTTCCCCGGCGACGTGGACGACGAGGAGAAGCGCCGGCTGGTCACCCGGACGCTGCGCGAGGCCAAGGCCACCGCCCGGATCCGCAACAGCGGGGCCATCACCGTCTTCGACGTGGTGAAGGAGGACGACCGGCCCTGGATCGTGATGGAACTCGTCGAGGGCAGATCGCTCTCCGACGCCATCCGCGAGGACGGACCGCTCACCCCCAAGCGCGCGGCGGAAATCGGCCTGGTCCTGCTCGACGTCCTCAAGGCCGCGCACGCCGAAGGCATCCTGCACCGCGACGTGAAGCCGTCGAACGTCATGATCGCCGACGGCGGCGCCGGCCCCGACGGTTCCGGCGGCCGGGTGGTGCTCGGCGACTTCGGTATCGCGCAGATCGACGGCGACCCCTCGGTGACCTCCACCGGCATGCTCGTCGGCGCCCCCTCGTACATCTCGCCGGAGCGCGCCCGCGGCCAGAAGCCGGGACCGCCGGCCGACCTGTGGTCGCTCGGCGCGCTGCTCTACGCCTCGGTCGAGGGGCACCCGCCCTACGACAAGGGGTCGGCCATCGCCACCCTCACCGCGGTGATGACCGAGCCGATCGGGGAGATGCACAACGCCGGACCGCTCGCCGAGGTGATCAGGGGCCTGCTGGTCAAGGACCCCGAGCGGCGGCTGACCGAGCCCGCCGCCCGGGCCATGCTGACCGCCGTCGCCACCGCCCCCGACCGCCCGGTCGCGCCGCCCGCGCCCACCGGTGACGCCCGTACCGTCGTCCTGCCGGTCGACCCGCAGCCCACCCCGACCGACGCGCCCGCGTCCACCCTGGAGGCCGCCGCCGACCAGGCCCGGATGCGCGACGCGCTGCGCTCGGTCCGCAAGGCCGCCGCCAAGCCCCGGCCAGCGCCCGAACCCGGCACGCCCGCGAACACGCCCGCGCCGCCGGCCCGGGCGCCGATCACCGACGTGGTGCCGAAGCGCACCTTGATGATCGTGGCCGGCGCGCTGGTGATCGCGCTGCTGGGCACGGTGATAGGCATCGTCGTCGCCAACTCCGGTGGCGGTGGCGGCGACAGCAAGAACGCCGGCAAGAACGGTGCCGCGCCGTCGGTTACGCACACCACCGGCGCTCCCTCGTACACCCCGTCCGCGCCGGCCAGTTCCGCCTCCGGTGCGAACCCGCCGTCCGCACCCGCCACTTCGGCGACGCCGTCCGGTGACGACGCGAGCAAGGGCGACGACGACGGGGACAGCGGCACGGGCGGCGGGTCCGGGCTGCCCAGCGGCTACACCACCGCCACCAACGCCAGGTTCCACTTCACGATGGCGATGCCGCCCGGCTGGCACCAGACCGGCACCTCGCTGGGCGGCGCCGGCGCCATATACAGCGCCCACGGCGGATACCCGCGGGTCCAGGTGGACTTCTCCTCCCACCCGGGCAAGGACGCGGCGGCCACCTGGCGCGGCAACGAAGCCGGGGTGAAGGCCAACAGCGACGACTACCAGCGGATCGTCATCAAGTCGATCGACTACCGGAACTACCGGACCGCGGCCGACTGGGAGTTCTACCGCACCGAGGGCGGACAGAAGATGCACGTCCTCAACCGCGGGTTCGTCACCGACGGCAGCCACGCCTACGCGATCTTGATCTCGATCCCGGCGGACGACTGGAACAGCGCGGCCTCGGTGCAGATGCGCAACGCCTTCTTCAGTTCGTTCCAGCAGGCGGACTGA
- a CDS encoding protein tyrosine kinase has translation MDEYAGRVLAERYRLPRPPADEFELTDTRAFDTYSGQEVLVQQVLLPDVVIAELPGEEGYSGDGEGLGDSARRALDAARAAAAIPDHPRLVQVFDIFVEDGSLWIASELVSARPLAAYLAERPLDAYRAAEVASDVLTALRALHANGWTHRNVTVSTVLLCDDGRAMLGGLAAGAAQEALCGYDPLPEQVLAGGAETGRHGPESSLEQERARQNRITVVGAVTERWAPEQAHEVHENWRLSPPVGPAADLWALGSLLFRSVQGHPPYPEDSAAELVQLVCAEPPAFAEECGPLRPIVESLLRPDPEERPEAEELGGWLRSLIRSAPEPELGVDTVQVPTDPTKLPIKRRKGELVRRRRNRAAADPSALQHRRHARGKQAKAVKAKRESARRSEMRQEQYHQEQVVSRKPGGAAAQPRRLGARLLVAVLVVLAAVVLYAVLVMPNRKESADTNGDRPVPAQMPGAGGGKNDDRTTKPPTPKATGAKPSGKPSTKAPAAPTTPPVAPPAAPPDLGSDFALRTDAAGFTVAVHTGWLRTGRNAQGEVRYTGSDITLTVVPGRDKATGDSSDPLAYQLVERELADFRASSWSSAAGLQALTVRGHPAAEGEYTWRDANQQSVYARNLAIQIDGHYHVILIAGPDGQRAAVQRAFDKAVETYEAN, from the coding sequence GTGGACGAATACGCAGGGCGGGTGCTCGCCGAGCGCTACCGGCTGCCCAGGCCGCCGGCCGACGAGTTCGAACTCACCGACACCCGCGCGTTCGACACGTACAGCGGGCAGGAAGTGCTCGTCCAGCAGGTCTTGCTGCCGGACGTGGTCATCGCCGAACTCCCGGGCGAGGAAGGCTACTCGGGGGACGGCGAAGGTCTCGGCGACAGCGCCCGCCGCGCGCTCGACGCGGCCAGGGCCGCCGCCGCCATACCCGACCACCCGCGGCTGGTGCAGGTCTTCGACATCTTCGTCGAGGACGGCAGCCTGTGGATCGCGAGCGAACTGGTGTCCGCCCGGCCGCTGGCCGCGTATCTCGCCGAACGCCCGCTGGACGCCTACCGTGCCGCCGAGGTCGCCTCCGACGTCCTCACCGCGCTGCGCGCCCTGCACGCCAACGGCTGGACCCACCGCAATGTCACCGTCAGCACGGTGCTGCTCTGCGACGACGGCCGGGCGATGCTCGGCGGCCTGGCGGCCGGCGCCGCCCAGGAGGCGCTGTGCGGTTACGACCCGCTGCCCGAGCAGGTGCTGGCCGGCGGCGCGGAAACCGGCCGGCACGGCCCCGAGTCCTCGCTGGAGCAGGAGCGGGCCCGGCAGAACCGGATCACCGTCGTCGGCGCGGTCACCGAGCGCTGGGCGCCGGAACAGGCGCACGAGGTACACGAGAACTGGCGGCTCTCCCCGCCGGTCGGCCCGGCCGCCGACCTGTGGGCGCTCGGCTCGCTGCTCTTCCGCAGCGTCCAGGGCCACCCGCCGTATCCCGAGGACAGCGCCGCCGAACTCGTCCAGCTGGTCTGCGCCGAGCCGCCCGCCTTCGCCGAGGAGTGCGGTCCGCTGCGGCCGATCGTGGAGTCGCTGCTCCGGCCGGACCCCGAAGAGCGGCCCGAGGCGGAGGAGTTGGGGGGCTGGCTGCGGTCGCTGATCCGCTCCGCGCCCGAACCCGAGCTGGGCGTCGACACGGTCCAGGTGCCCACCGATCCGACGAAGCTGCCGATAAAGCGGCGCAAGGGCGAGCTGGTACGGCGGCGGCGGAACCGCGCGGCGGCCGATCCCTCGGCGCTGCAGCACCGCAGGCACGCCCGGGGCAAGCAGGCCAAGGCGGTCAAGGCCAAGCGGGAGAGTGCCCGGCGCAGCGAGATGCGGCAGGAGCAGTACCACCAGGAGCAGGTGGTCTCCCGCAAGCCAGGCGGCGCCGCCGCGCAGCCCCGCCGGCTCGGGGCGCGCCTGCTGGTGGCGGTGCTGGTGGTGCTGGCGGCCGTGGTGCTCTACGCGGTGCTCGTCATGCCGAACCGCAAGGAGTCCGCGGACACCAACGGGGACCGCCCGGTGCCCGCGCAGATGCCGGGCGCCGGCGGCGGCAAGAACGACGACCGCACGACGAAGCCGCCCACGCCGAAGGCCACCGGTGCGAAGCCGTCGGGCAAGCCGAGCACGAAGGCGCCGGCCGCGCCGACGACGCCGCCGGTTGCGCCGCCGGCCGCGCCGCCGGACCTCGGCTCCGACTTCGCGCTGCGTACGGACGCGGCGGGCTTCACGGTCGCGGTGCACACGGGGTGGCTGCGGACCGGGAGGAATGCCCAGGGCGAGGTGCGGTACACCGGCAGCGACATCACGCTCACGGTGGTGCCGGGGCGGGACAAGGCGACCGGGGACAGCAGCGATCCGCTCGCGTACCAGCTGGTCGAGCGGGAACTCGCCGATTTCCGGGCGTCGTCGTGGTCCTCGGCGGCCGGGCTCCAGGCGCTCACCGTGCGGGGGCATCCTGCCGCCGAGGGGGAGTACACGTGGCGCGACGCCAACCAGCAGAGCGTGTACGCCCGGAACCTGGCGATTCAGATCGACGGGCACTACCACGTCATCCTGATCGCCGGGCCTGACGGGCAACGCGCTGCGGTCCAGCGGGCGTTCGACAAGGCGGTCGAAACGTACGAGGCCAACTGA